The DNA region AAGTTCATCTGGATCGGGCTGAAATCCATTCTCCTCTTTAAGGGGCAATCTTATCGATTTTGCTTCTGCAACTTTAGCATCCTCTACGTAACACACGAATGCAGGATCGGGAATAATAACCTCATCTCCATCTTCTAAAAGCGTTTCAAAGGCAAGATATGTAGCTTCATAAGCTCCCACAGTAACTATAACCTTTTCCATTGGAATTTCAATACCATATGTGTTTTTGTAGTATTCAGCAATAGCTTCCCTAAATTCAGGTATTCCCGCATTGGGTGTATAGTGTGTCCATCCTTCGTCTAAGGCCCTTTTTGCAGCCTCTTTAATATTTTGTGGAGTATCAAAATCAGGCTCTCCTATGCCGAGGGAAATCACGTTTTTCATCTTTGAAGCCCTTTCAAAGAGCTCCCTAATTTTTGAGCGCTGTATTAGGTTAATACGCCCTGCTATGAAATATTTACGGCTTTTATAGCGCATAAGCATCACCTCGAGCATTTTAAGGGTGAATGCTTTTTCTTATAAATCTATCGAAGATATTTTTTGACAATTAAATATGTTACGACGGAAAATCTTCATAAAAAAGAGACTATTAAGAAAAAATTTGCTAAACTTTCTCTCACAAAACATCCACGATTGCTGAGAGTTCCATTAAACTTTTAGCCTTATCCTTGCTGCAATCCTCAATAGGCACTGTTTTTAGATTGTTCTTTTGTATAAATTCTCTCAGATGATTGGATGCATTTTCTCCAAATGCAACTATGAAATTTTCTCCCTCCTTAACACCCGCTTTTCTTATAGCCTCATGAATTTGGAGAGTTCCCACCAATCTAATTAAAATCTCTCCCCTCACTGTTTTCGCTTTATTCGTCTTTCTTTCGGCAGATTTTAGTGCTAATATGGTTGCAAATGCCAGCTGTTCCCAGCACGCCACGTTTGCTATTTGCATATTATCTTCAAGTTTGCTGAGTATTTCAGATATATCATTTACTACAACTCTCTCAATGGCAATTTCATTTTTGTTCCATTGAATTACTTTCATCACTATCCCCCTATAGAGACTAAATTTTAACGGTTATAATCCTTT from Palaeococcus pacificus DY20341 includes:
- the cgi121 gene encoding KEOPS complex subunit Cgi121; this encodes MKVIQWNKNEIAIERVVVNDISEILSKLEDNMQIANVACWEQLAFATILALKSAERKTNKAKTVRGEILIRLVGTLQIHEAIRKAGVKEGENFIVAFGENASNHLREFIQKNNLKTVPIEDCSKDKAKSLMELSAIVDVL